A stretch of the Theileria equi strain WA chromosome 1, complete sequence genome encodes the following:
- a CDS encoding hypothetical protein (encoded by transcript BEWA_020810A), whose translation MVDDGVTIRLGVKQPNSVYTTGGRTIKVTRDEEPPGSGFTRYTHKDEHNQPFILAKIQDNQNYPIDINQLGGKEVTSVAAYYWTGNASNVLMVGVTTGNTTTYYGNRKSDGSNEWIELTGYKHSHPPLINDDIERTLDDLVCSSYGAVTMDLSKGTSFSGNKPYCCRCDDHNNIKITVNRGAVPASSQIEYCKHSIEDPKHKLAKIRYYLYDSGDAYNTNNHKNRRRIKPSNLELPTSDVTSISAFYCGGNPVLIYIDGTTATTGWYKKNGSSSSSNSRDEQWDRLKDGPEKSPDKITICGSNDLEKLKNAIYCASAVKCPIPLPAESGLTPGSLVVARGNSGEPLAAVLGLQADPLNPGASGKPIGNAGGGGKAGGHSTDRRAEGGSSGQIPLQHQIQREESTPSGAQPAAGTRGNEGFTFQNGPGDKGTEPQEPEELHGLPTVEQILEMLGGAVHLGSALTADATRKLAKNTTDKLLSDLISLVGTAGTEDTTQLQPPTSAPSGNETSAAQETAAPGGSPRAEALGGVGLATLGTMSLGSISGISSGTLAGAGATFFGGWKLYNRYKGDPWVRQI comes from the coding sequence ATGGTAGATGATGGAGTAACTATAAGGCTTGGTGTGAAGCAACCTAATAGTGTATATACTACCGGAGGTAGAACCATTAAGGTCACAAGAGATGAAGAACCTCCTGGATCTGGCTTTACCAGGTATACTCATAAGGATGAACATAATCAACCATTTATACTTGCAAAGATCCAGGATAATCAGAACTATCCTATAGATATAAATCAACTTGGAGGTAAAGAGGTAACCTCGGTTGCAgcctattactggactgGTAATGCCAGTAACGTTCTCATGGTAGGGGTTACCACTGGCAATACAACAACTTATTATGGCAATAGAAAGAGTGATGGTAGCAATGAGTGGATTGAACTAACTGGATATAAACACTCTCACCCTCCACTCATCAATGATGATATTGAAAGGACACTGGATGATCTAGTTTGTTCGAGCTATGGTGCTGTTACCATGGATCTTAGCAAGGGCACATCCTTTAGTGGTAATAAGCCGTATTGTTGTCGTTGTGATGATCATAATAATATAAAGATCACAGTTAACAGAGGGGCTGTTCCAGCTTCCTCTCAAATTGAATACTGCAAACACTCTATTGAAGATCCTAAACataaacttgcaaagatAAGGTATTATCTCTATGATAGTGGTGATGCTTATAATACTAATAATCATAAGAatagaagacgtataaaaCCCTCAAACCTAGAGCTTCCAACATCTGATGTAACTAGCATCTCTGCATTCTATTGTGGAGGAAACCCAGTGCTAATATATATTGATGGAACCACAGCTACTACTGGatggtacaagaaaaacggtagtagtagtagtagtaatagTAGAGATGAACAGTGGGATAGACTCAAAGATGGACCAGAGAAGTCGCCAGATAAAATCACAATCTGCGGTAGTAACGACCTTGAAAAACTTAAAAATGCAATATATTGTGCAAGCGCTGTAAAATGTCCTATTCCTCTTCCTGCTGAATCTGGTCTTACTCCTGGATCTCTAGTTGTTGCTAGAGGAAACTCTGGTGAACCTCTTGCTGCTGTTCTAGGTCTACAAGCCGATCCTCTTAATCCTGGTGCTAGTGGTAAGCCTATTGGTAATGCTGGTGGAGGTGGTAAAGCCGGAGGACATAGTACTGATCGTAGAGCTGAAGGAGGCTCTAGTGGACAAATTCCTCTTCAACACCAAATTCAACGCGAAGAATCTACTCCTTCTGGAGCTCAGCCTGCTGCTGGTACTAGAGGTAATGAAGGTTTTACTTTTCAAAATGGTCCTGGAGATAAAGGTACTGAACCTCAAGAACCTGAAGAACTTCATGGTCTGCCTACTGTTGAACAAATATTGGAAATGCTTGGAGGAGCAGTACATCTTGGATCAGCTCTTACTGCCGATGCAACTCGTAAACTAGCTAAAAATACTACTGATAAACTCTTATCTGATCTTATATCTCTAGTAGGTACTGCTGGTACTGAAGATACTACTCAACTACAACCTCCTACTTCTGCTCCTTCTGGTAATGAAACTTCTGCTGCTCAAGAAACTGCTGCTCCTGGAGGATCTCCTCGTGCTGAAGCTCTTGGTGGAGTTGGTCTTGCTACTCTTGGCACTATGTCTTTGGGGTCCATATCTGGCATATCttctggtactcttgccggagctggcgcaacattttttggaggatggaaactttataatcgctataaaggagacccttgggttagacagatatgA
- a CDS encoding hypothetical protein (encoded by transcript BEWA_020840A), whose product MESRIDNPTFTIDLKRDQDYSLAQNAEVITVSNNQLLQIDGYNVCLHKPTKDGDYKVNKFLFGGEQEGLPKDLQNVTSVNVFVPETDSVKLIVRVCVAMVFNNETINLALYFVEDTENWSIYLYMEDFEHVGKIREVIDIFNCTDPLELSFNHDALFKIQLENLNSQIEEAATSYLYSKYDLWTRITRWVQELFSLPQGLRNSHFAPFF is encoded by the coding sequence ATGGAATCTCGAATTGATAATCCAACATTCACCATCGATTTGAAAAGGGACCAAGATTATTCTCTCGCTCAAAATGCCGAGGTAATAACAGTATCCAATAACCAGCTTCTACAAATCGATGGATATAACGTTTGCCTTCACAAACCAACGAAAGACGGTGACTATAAGGTCAACAAATTTCTATTTGGCGGAGAACAGGAAGGTTTACCAAAGGACCTTCAAAACGTAACTTCTGTCAATGTGTTTGTTCCAGAGACTGATAGTGTCAAACTTATCGTGAGGGTTTGCGTGGCAATGGTATTTAATAATGAGACTATTAATCTCGCTCTTTATTTTGTGGAGGACACAGAGAATTGGTCAATCTACCTTTACATGGAGGATTTTGAACATGTCGGCAAGATAAGAGAAGTTATTGACATATTTAACTGCACTGACCCACTGGAACTATCCTTTAACCATGATGCACTTTTCAAAATCCAACTGGAAAACCTCAATTCTCAAATCGAAGAAGCTGCGACCTCATATCTGTACAGCAAATATGATCTTTGGACACGTATCACCAGATGGGTGCAAGAACTTTTTTCACTACCACAAGGTTTGAGGAATTCACACTTTGCTCCATTTTTCTAA
- a CDS encoding hypothetical protein (encoded by transcript BEWA_020830A), with protein MRFAVVLYTISVLQFCRCHRNGNSSSTASVFDLSNVDESRINIDRSDEDGILYTPKPSAVLVKVVEGGKELWKTEKVNEKCTLANVYNGPEYRLIKLHIRCGLKSRFEYFKKKNERWVNATEQEFERLLEGIKKRITVTTTHDSNSKQEPSPKGKNNELGDPKGDKKEPSGDRSMGTSTETIVKVPDSAPLMEAVKTRSRSPKLIESKLDQSASGEMMAVKPKETKRKLRQKYETVDLAKPDRYTTNFYKATIHGVVNKSYFPRTNKFNKIVDSSKQVWTAKENQECTMACIYSKEGHPEILSISVKDVNEKLSKPTHFESVNGEWKSISEDDFNEKHRQMEEPKTLEQTTEPPKESVEETTVELKKESVIKMAPKEKETSLPVTIDIVDMDSKKINLSETTEHGITYKSLFPKSNDYIIKVQDDGMQVWKAKDGERCSMVYSTSNGNMMRLILNVSNGNEVKFEYFVKEEFTWRTVSQREYDAKFDEMKGNCERVLSQHYLNPVATFDISGINKALVSASKEISDNVTYKLFVPKDGMSFNKVVDGDVPIWTAYTGTVSPRIVSSSRGSSRLLTLYVIHNGDTIPKYFEKRSGMWTGISNKYFREKLERMKFDNITETILDLDNVNMDKVEVSAGLQDGLIYHTYEPKDGTVVTSIVQGNFTIWEISPDEAWKTCYSYSKVGSMIVTIIIYREGKAESRCFERVISGWRNISEDEFANKHSMMRSGQSLKTANRFIQLLNQGEEPAISESIGSSFVYHSIDVSTKPDENKITFYENTCGGVTHKTYSANNALVTEVVDSEVSIWHAKEGENAIHIRSLSFLNGTVFYYLDVESNGIVTPRCFEKADGGISSLDYKTYSDKVDAILNGEGIRLYVNTLTRNMCNFFRYVERGLLQIVIFPYKSRITSIYHGTHLWYSKTGEGCTSAHIYMGEDSYLAKITAQGGGYAEEFVWYFEHKDDKWEQITCSSFQDSLGLATENAIQSKPFGDLVDASMDLESVDTSTMTTYKYETSDFDKLLNVPLQDKRINKVTGGDQILWEAGNDSDRCLLSEIFSQGDYELLFINVKKESHLGFMYYEKIDGWWREISKQRYIFQYEAMNNGKFKNSVGSTLRNDTSKSSDLVSLDISKCNYKLYESFDYEMSENTVKLILPRSGISVEKLVYNGDEIYVTTPRETLEYAKVYLDGRKEPCIIVITSSISEGILEKYYLNNNGTWELFENYGDQINAFRVPVRWVSSFILDISTSKDAENFTFFETGMLGTVTRHFYPRPGYLVIEVKDEDQLLWKCSKAKSLKGVDWPFDRHQDCCIACIMYRNIDMELLELSVLESGTKKCKYFERSGGAWKSLKDREVAKKCIKAELLKGRMEGFQSIGVGLSNGAS; from the coding sequence ATGAGGTTTGCTGTGGTACTTTACACGATATCCGTACTGCAATTCTGTAGGTGTCATAGGAATGGAAACTCCTCCAGTACTGCCTCAGTATTCGATCTCTCCAATGTTGATGAATCAAGAATAAACATTGACAGGAGCGATGAAGATGGGATCTTATATACTCCAAAGCCTAGTGCTGTTTTGGTAAAAGTTGTAGAAGGTGGCAAAGAACTCTGGAAGACTGAAAAGGTcaatgaaaaatgtactCTGGCAAATGTATACAATGGACCAGAGTACAGACTCATAAAACTACACATTAGGTGTGGACTAAAGTCCCGATTCGAGTACttcaaaaagaagaatgaaaGATGGGTGAACGCAACGGAACAAGAATTTGAGCGGTTACTTGAAGGAATAAAAAAGAGAATAACTGTAACCACCACACATGATTCGAATTCAAAACAAGAACCCTCACCTAAAGGTAAAAATAATGAACTAGGTGATCCAAAAGGAGATAAAAAAGAACCTTCAGGGGACAGATCGATGGGTACTTCCACAGAAACCATTGTAAAGGTACCAGATTCTGCACCTCTTATGGAAGCCGTAAAGACACGATCCAGATCCCCCAAACTCATAGAGTCTAAACTAGATCAGTCGGCATCTGGAGAAATGATGGCGGTTAAACCAAAAGAGACTAAAAGGAAACTTAGGCAAAAATACGAAACTGTAGATCTAGCAAAGCCTGATCGTTATACAACAAACTTTTACAAGGCAACCATACACGGAGTTGTCAACAAATCCTATTTCCCTAGGACTAATAAATTTAATAAAATTGTGGACTCCTCAAAACAAGTATGGACCGCCAAAGAGAACCAGGAATGCACAATGGCGTGTATTTACTCTAAAGAGGGTCACCCAGAAATTCTCTCAATCTCTGTGAAGGATGTTAATGAGAAACTATCAAAACCAACGCATTTTGAAAGTGTtaatggtgaatggaagagcATCTCTGaagatgattttaatgaaaaACACAGGCAAATGGAGGAACCTAAGACACTTGAGCAAACTACTGAACCTCCTAAAGAATCCGTTGAGGAAACCACTGTAGAACTTAAAAAGGAATCTGTGATCAAAATGGCTCCCAAGGAGAAAGAAACTTCACTTCCAGTAACTATTGATATTGTGGATATGGATTCTAAAAAAATAAACCTTAGCGAAACCACTGAACACGGCATTACTTACAAATCATTATTTCCAAAGAGCAATGACTACATTATCAAAGTTCAAGATGATGGAATGCAAGTTTGGAAAGctaaagatggtgaaaggTGCTCAATGGTCTACTCCACTTCTAATGGAAACATGATGAGATTGATCTTGAACGTGAGCAATGGAAATGAGGTaaaatttgaatattttgtaaaggaggaatTTACATGGAGGACTGTTAGCCAAAGGGAGTATGATGCAAAGTTCGATGAGATGAAAGGTAACTGTGAAAGAGTGTTATCACAACACTACCTGAATCCTGTAGCTACGTTTGATATTAGTGGTATAAACAAAGCACTCGTCTCTGCGTCTAAGGAAATTTCTGATAACGTTACATACAAACTATTTGTTCCAAAAGACGGGATGTCTTTCAATAAggttgtggatggagatGTGCCCATATGGACTGCATATACTGGCACCGTCTCTCCAAGGATTGTCTCAAGTTCCAGGGGATCATCCAGACTTCTTACTCTCTACGTGATACATAATGGCGATACTATAccaaaatactttgaaaaaaGGTCTGGAATGTGGACTGGTATCAGTAACAAATATTTTAGGGAGAAGCTCGAAAGGATGAAGTTTGACAACATAACTGAGACGATCCTTGACCTAGATAATGTTAATATGGACAAGGTAGAAGTATCTGCTGGGTTGCAGGATGGTCTCATTTATCATACTTATGAACCAAAAGATGGTACAGTAGTCACTTCAATTGTGCAAGGTAATTTTACAATTTGGGAGATATCTCCCGACGAAGCATGGAAGACCTGCTATAGTTACTCCAAAGTCGGATCAATGATAGTCACTATAATTATTTATAGAGAAGGCAAAGCTGAATCAAGGTGTTTTGAAAGAGTTATCTCTGGGTGGAGAAACATCTCAGAAGATGAATTCGCCAATAAGCACTCCATGATGAGAAGTGGGCAATCTTTGAAAACTGCAAACAGATTCATACAACTTTTAAATCAGGGAGAAGAGCCTGCTATTTCTGAATCCATAGGATCAAGTTTTGTATATCATTCGATAGACGTTTCAACAAAGccagatgaaaataaaataacTTTCTATGAAAATACCTGTGGTGGAGTTACTCACAAAACGTATTCTGCTAATAATGCACTTGTAACTGAGGTTGTGGATTCTGAAGTCTCTATTTGGCATGCCAAAGAGGGTGAAAATGCCATCCATATTCGATCGTTGTCTTTTTTAAATGGTACTGTATTCTACTATTTGGACGTTGAATCAAATGGCATAGTCACTCCTAGATGTTTCGAGAAGGcagatggaggaataagCTCTCTAGATTACAAAACGTACTCTGATAAGGTTGACGCTATTCTAAATGGTGAAGGAATTAGGTTATATGTAAATACACTAACCCGTAACATGTGCAATTTCTTCAGATATGTTGAAAGAGGACTTCTTCAAATCGTAATTTTCCCATACAAGTCAAGGATAACGAGTATATACCACGGAACTCATCTCTGGTACTCCAAGACAGGTGAAGGGTGTACAAGTGCCCACATCTACATGGGAGAAGATAGCTATCTTGCCAAAATCACTGCACAGGGAGGAGGGTATGCAGAAGAATTTGTCTGGTATTTCGAGCACAAAGATGACAAATGGGAACAAATCACTTGCTCATCTTTCCAAGATTCCCTGGGATTGGCCACCGAGAATGCTATCCAGAGCAAACCGTTTGGGGACCTTGTGGATGCTAGCATGGATTTAGAAAGTGTGGATACAAGTACCATGACCACATACAAGTACGAAACATCAGATTTTGATAAGCTACTAAATGTCCCACTTCAAGATAAAAGAATCAATAAAGTTACAGGTGGCGATCAAATCCTTTGGGAGGCTGGGAATGATAGTGATAGGTGTCTTTTATCTGAAATCTTTTCACAAGGAGATTATGAACTTTTATTCATTAATGTGAAAAAAGAGTCCCATCTTGGATTCATGTATTATGAAAAGATTGACGGATGGTGGAGAGAGATATCTAAACAACGGTACATTTTCCAATATGAAGCAATGaataatggaaaatttAAGAACTCTGTGGGTTCAACTTTGCGTAATGACACGTCTAAATCTTCTGATCTAGTTTCtcttgatatttcaaagtGCAATTACAAGCTTTACGAATCCTTCGATTATGAAATGTCTGAAAATACAGTAAAGCTGATACTTCCGAGGAGTGGTATTTCGGTGGAAAAACTTgtatataatggagatgaaataTATGTAACAACACCTAGAGAAACGTTGGAGTATGCAAAAGTCTATCTTGATGGACGCAAGGAACCCTGCATTATTGTCATCACTAGCAGTATCTCTGAAGGTATACTTGAAAAATACTACCTTAACAATAACGGTACATGGGAACTTTTTGAAAATTATGGAGACCAGATAAACGCCTTTAGGGTCCCCGTAAGATGGGTTTCTAGCTTTATTCTTGATATTTCTACTAGTAAGGATGCCGAAAATTTCACCTTTTTTGAGACAGGCATGCTTGGAACTGTCACTAgacatttttatccaaGACCTGGTTATCTTGTTATTGAGgtaaaagatgaagatcAACTCCTATGGAAATGTTCAAAAGCTAAGAGTTTAAAAGGGGTAGATTGGCCATTTGATAGACACCAGGATTGTTGTATTGCCTGTATAATGTATAGGAATATTGATATGGAGCTACTTGAACTCTCCGTTTTGGAAAGTGGAACGAAGAAGTGTAAATACTTTGAGAGGTCTGGTGGAGCATGGAAGAGTCTTAAAGACAGAGAAGTTGCTAAAAAATGTATCAAAGCAGAACTTCTAAAAGGACGTATGGAAGGTTTCCAAAGTATAGGAGTAGGTCTTTCAAATGGCGCATCTTAA
- a CDS encoding hypothetical protein (encoded by transcript BEWA_020820A) yields the protein MAPSIPLLIIHGVIDEIVPVSHGQKLYDSYKSDFKMADFQPKSMHNYYSVENDIVAPIKKFLEQFGIGAKNVAVNVAIPDWFYYNCRGLVKNQVKKIKGSFTSRSNLTSKTQEWENEQGDVSRTLSVNTIDSCISEVPQKDTTEQNLGKSINRNIQTATFTSSLHELCQKNSIHPEDINDMVNDAIVRNQG from the exons ATGGCACCCTCCATACCCTTATTGATCATACACGGGGTCATAGATGAGATTGTACCAGTTTCACACGGACAAAAACTTTATGACTCCTACAAATCAGATTTCAAAATGGCCGATTTCCAACCAAAGTCAATGCACAATTATTATTCCGtagaaaat GATATCGTGGCTCCAATTAAAAAGTTTTTGGAACAATTCGGCATCGGTGCAAAAAATGTGGCAGTAAATGTAGCCATACCAGACTGGTTCTATTACAATTGTAGAGGGTTAGTCAAGAACCAAGTTAAAAAAATCAAGGGATCATTCACGAGTAGATCAAATCTTACAAGCAAAACACAAGAATGggagaatgaacaaggaGATGTCTCCAGGACTCTCTCAGTCAATACAATTGACTCGTGCATAAGTGAAGTCCCACAGAAAGATACTACGGAGCAAAATCTAGGAAAATCTATTAATCGCAACATTCAAACTGCAACATTTACATCGTCACTACACGAATTGTGCCAAAAGAATTCTATACACCCAGAGGATATCAACGATATGGTCAACGACGCAATTGTTAGAAATCAAGGATAA